One stretch of Roseimicrobium sp. ORNL1 DNA includes these proteins:
- a CDS encoding urease accessory protein UreD encodes MIGHLKLVCSLREDGVSYLREQSFRAPMHLSKPHFDEGALVVNLVNPTAGIFDDDHIALEATVEEQARLVLTTPASSRVFRSRKGDVAHVTQTLRVAEGGMLEYFPEPFIPHAGARYHQKNDIHVAAGASLMFFEWLAPGRVTSGEVFEFDELQWDTDVWSGGALAARERYTLSRVGDSLNSLLLVSETAHYLGCFVFGLATFPQAEADALTSEDVYIGCGPLAVGGGWTIKAVCRDAVAARRTMKRLREMMYEAMGRALPTLGRF; translated from the coding sequence ATGATTGGTCATCTCAAGCTTGTCTGTTCCCTCAGGGAGGACGGTGTCAGCTATCTGCGGGAGCAGTCTTTTCGCGCACCGATGCACCTCAGCAAGCCGCACTTCGATGAGGGTGCTCTGGTGGTGAATCTGGTGAATCCGACGGCGGGCATCTTCGATGATGACCACATCGCTCTGGAGGCGACGGTGGAGGAGCAGGCGAGGCTGGTGCTCACGACGCCGGCATCCAGTCGCGTGTTTCGCTCACGCAAAGGGGACGTGGCACATGTGACGCAGACGCTGCGCGTGGCCGAGGGTGGCATGCTGGAGTATTTCCCCGAGCCGTTCATCCCGCATGCAGGGGCGCGGTATCATCAGAAGAATGACATCCATGTGGCCGCAGGTGCGTCGCTGATGTTCTTTGAGTGGCTGGCGCCTGGGCGCGTGACCAGTGGTGAAGTCTTTGAGTTTGATGAGCTGCAGTGGGATACCGATGTGTGGTCGGGTGGAGCGCTGGCGGCAAGAGAGCGGTACACCTTGAGCAGGGTAGGGGACTCGCTGAATTCGCTGCTGCTGGTGTCTGAGACAGCCCACTATCTCGGGTGCTTTGTGTTTGGGTTGGCGACATTCCCGCAGGCGGAGGCGGATGCGCTCACGTCTGAGGATGTTTACATCGGTTGTGGGCCGCTTGCGGTGGGCGGTGGGTGGACCATCAAAGCGGTGTGCCGTGATGCGGTGGCAGCGAGGAGGACGATGAAGAGGCTGCGGGAGATGATGTATGAGGCGATGGGGAGGGCGCTGCCGACGTTGGGGAGGTTTTGA
- the atzF gene encoding allophanate hydrolase, with amino-acid sequence MTSSPAPDLSIATLLSAYRSKTTTPREVVRAAFDLAEKSDSAIWIARPEWSVVDGLLTALEKKDPTSLPLYGIPFAIKDNIDWDALPTTSACPAYSYQPAKSAFVVEKLIAAGAIPLGKTNLDQFATGLVGVRSPYGVPQNAFDAEYIPGGSSSGSAVSVALGLASFSLGTDTAGSGRVPASFNNLVGWKPTRGLLSSSGLVPACRTLDCISVFALSVADASAVADVVSEFDKADAYARPYVASQRPWDPASVVIGVPKPEQRDFFGDADAQRLYEASIARAESLGWRIREVDLQPFLDAARLLYEGPWVAERYSVIPELIEKTPEALYPVTRQIIEGGAKPNAVAAFTSQYRLAELKRASEAVWSEVDAILTPTAGTIYKVAEVLAEPIKLNSNLGKYTNYMNLLDLCAWAVPAGFLGNGLPWGITLFSPAFEDKRLAVLAAAMHAKSELPVGKTAINSSALPAMPSPTASAAKPWMKIAVCGAHMEGLPLNHQLISRGGRLVRKGSTTPDYRLYRVPGTGSIPDRPGLVRVTEGGTSIALEVWELPEDTVGSFVNAVPPPLGFGKVQLEDGTKVFGFLCESIALQPEEEITSFGGWRDWMKSRSS; translated from the coding sequence ATGACTTCCTCTCCGGCTCCGGACCTGTCCATCGCCACCCTGCTCTCTGCCTACCGTTCTAAAACCACCACTCCTCGCGAGGTCGTGCGCGCTGCGTTTGACCTCGCGGAGAAATCCGACTCCGCCATCTGGATTGCACGTCCGGAGTGGAGCGTGGTGGATGGACTGCTCACGGCGCTGGAGAAAAAGGACCCGACGTCATTGCCACTCTATGGCATCCCCTTTGCCATCAAGGACAACATCGACTGGGATGCCCTGCCCACCACGTCCGCCTGCCCTGCGTATAGCTACCAGCCGGCGAAATCCGCCTTCGTGGTGGAGAAGCTGATCGCTGCGGGAGCCATTCCTCTTGGCAAGACGAACCTCGACCAGTTCGCTACGGGTCTTGTGGGTGTGCGTTCGCCGTATGGTGTGCCGCAGAATGCGTTTGATGCGGAATACATCCCCGGCGGCTCCAGCTCTGGCTCTGCCGTGTCCGTGGCGCTTGGGTTGGCGAGCTTTAGCCTCGGCACAGATACCGCAGGCTCAGGCCGCGTGCCGGCTTCGTTTAACAATCTCGTGGGATGGAAGCCCACGCGCGGCCTGCTCAGTTCCTCGGGGCTGGTGCCCGCCTGCCGCACGTTGGATTGCATCTCTGTCTTCGCCTTGTCCGTGGCAGATGCCTCTGCCGTGGCTGACGTCGTTTCCGAGTTTGATAAGGCGGATGCCTATGCACGCCCCTATGTCGCTTCGCAGCGGCCTTGGGATCCTGCGTCCGTCGTCATCGGTGTGCCCAAGCCGGAGCAGCGCGACTTCTTCGGTGATGCCGATGCACAGAGGCTTTACGAAGCTTCCATCGCCCGCGCGGAGTCGCTGGGCTGGCGCATTCGCGAAGTGGACCTGCAACCCTTCCTCGATGCTGCACGTCTGCTCTATGAAGGCCCCTGGGTCGCGGAACGGTATTCGGTGATTCCTGAGTTGATCGAAAAGACTCCGGAAGCACTCTATCCCGTCACGCGACAGATCATTGAAGGTGGTGCCAAGCCCAATGCGGTGGCTGCCTTTACCTCGCAATATCGTCTCGCCGAACTCAAGCGCGCCTCGGAAGCCGTGTGGTCTGAGGTGGATGCCATCCTCACGCCAACCGCAGGTACGATTTACAAAGTCGCCGAGGTTCTCGCCGAGCCCATCAAGCTCAACTCCAACCTGGGCAAGTACACGAACTACATGAACCTGCTGGACCTCTGCGCCTGGGCGGTGCCAGCGGGTTTCCTTGGGAATGGGTTGCCTTGGGGCATCACGCTCTTCTCGCCTGCCTTTGAGGACAAGCGACTGGCCGTACTCGCGGCAGCCATGCATGCGAAGAGCGAGCTTCCTGTGGGGAAGACCGCTATCAACAGCAGTGCTTTGCCTGCCATGCCATCTCCTACAGCGTCCGCAGCAAAGCCCTGGATGAAGATCGCGGTATGCGGTGCGCACATGGAAGGCCTGCCGCTCAATCACCAACTCATCTCACGCGGCGGGCGCCTTGTGCGCAAGGGCAGCACCACCCCGGACTACCGCCTCTATCGCGTGCCCGGCACTGGAAGCATCCCTGACCGTCCTGGTCTCGTCCGAGTGACGGAAGGCGGCACCTCCATCGCACTCGAAGTCTGGGAACTGCCCGAAGACACCGTCGGCTCGTTTGTAAATGCCGTGCCTCCACCCCTCGGCTTCGGCAAAGTGCAACTCGAAGACGGCACCAAAGTCTTCGGCTTCCTCTGCGAATCCATCGCCCTGCAACCCGAAGAAGAAATCACCTCCTTCGGCGGCTGGCGTGACTGGATGAAGAGTCGGAGTAGTTAG
- the uca gene encoding urea carboxylase, translating into MFSKVLVANRGEIACRIMWTLKKMGVKSVAVYSEADRDAPHVAMADEAYLLGGAQVSASYLNQPRILEIIAKSGAEAVHPGYGLLSENASFAEACEKAGVVFIGPTPAQMRAFGMKHMAREHAIACKVPLVPGTNLLSNAAEALDEAELIGYPVMLKSTAGGGGIGMRRCDDPDALRNAFESVVRQGKASFGDGGVFLEKFVVNARHIEVQIFGDGFGGVIALGERDCSTQRRNQKVIEETPAPGLDEEKRRNLWEAAVRLAKSVSYRSAGTVEFVYDADTGKFFFLEVNTRLQVEHTVTEEVTGFDLVEWMIRLAAGHEMNVENIYITRFGCSMQARVYAEDPNKDFQPSCGVLTHVSLPKEVRYDGWVSAGTEVTPHYDPLLVKIIVHGETREETRAKLISALESTRLGGIETNVAYLKQIAQSDLFKDGRMTTRALGDFEYKPRTIDVMAPGTMTTVQDYPGRQGYWEVGVPPSGAMDPLSLRLANRLLKNGQQAAGLEITVGGPTLRFNMDTRIALAGATMSAELDGVPVDFWRPIAIKAGQTLKIGSASGAGCRAYLAVQGGIDVPLYLGSRSTFTLGNVGGHAGRALRLGDVLSIKENGSAHLLEEEEEEIIAERAKGLANAFALVSGHVSASGAGRLWNLGVLYGPHGAPEFFLPEDMDTFFATEWEVHYNSARTGVRLIGPKPKWARPDGGEAGLHPSNIHDNAYAVGSVDFTGDMPILLGPDGPSLGGFVCPAVVVQAELWKLGQLKPGDKVCFCKLEEDEARILQEQQETLIATLKLESPVEPGRTEPGEVPHTSAVLRTIPADGERPEIVYRPSGDRCLLVEFGPLVLDIQLRFWAHAIYLALVRRDHPDIIDLTPGIRSLQIHFDNQDLSLNGVIDLVEEVRQNLPSMDQMEVPSRIVHLPLSWDDPATKEAIQKYTQSVRPDAPWCPSNIEFIRRINGLESIDDVQRIVLDASYLVLGLGDVYLGAPVATPLDPRHRLVTTKYNPARTWTPENAVGIGGAYLCIYGMEGPGGYQFVGRTIQMWNRFRSTASFEQGRPWLLRFFDQVRFYLVSPEELLELRRDFPYGRFTPRVEDTTFKLSDYHEFLSREDAGIREFKEKQQRAFDEERQRWAAAGLNVASASETGAIEETADFVLEDGHEAIQSPVNGSLWKLLVAEGDRVESGQTVALVEAMKMEIHVHTPVAGLVSSVLVRESQSVSPGQTLLAIAP; encoded by the coding sequence ATGTTTAGCAAAGTCCTGGTCGCCAATCGTGGCGAGATCGCCTGCCGCATCATGTGGACGCTCAAGAAGATGGGCGTGAAATCCGTGGCCGTGTACTCGGAAGCGGACCGTGATGCCCCGCATGTGGCCATGGCGGATGAAGCCTACCTGTTGGGGGGAGCACAAGTTTCCGCGAGCTATTTGAACCAGCCGAGAATTCTGGAGATCATCGCGAAGAGCGGTGCTGAGGCAGTGCATCCCGGCTACGGTCTGCTGAGCGAGAATGCATCCTTTGCCGAGGCCTGTGAGAAGGCAGGCGTGGTCTTCATCGGGCCGACGCCCGCGCAGATGCGTGCCTTTGGCATGAAGCACATGGCGAGGGAGCACGCGATCGCCTGCAAGGTGCCCTTGGTACCGGGAACCAACCTGCTCTCCAACGCCGCAGAAGCCCTGGATGAAGCCGAACTCATCGGCTACCCCGTGATGCTCAAGAGCACGGCGGGTGGTGGTGGCATCGGCATGCGCCGCTGTGATGACCCGGATGCTCTGCGCAATGCCTTCGAATCCGTCGTGCGACAGGGCAAGGCCAGCTTCGGTGATGGTGGAGTGTTTCTGGAAAAGTTCGTCGTCAACGCGCGGCACATCGAGGTGCAGATCTTTGGCGATGGATTCGGCGGCGTGATTGCTCTCGGCGAGCGCGACTGCTCCACGCAACGGCGCAACCAGAAGGTCATCGAGGAAACTCCGGCTCCAGGACTCGATGAGGAGAAGCGCCGCAATCTCTGGGAGGCTGCCGTGCGCCTCGCGAAGTCCGTGAGCTACCGCTCTGCGGGCACCGTCGAGTTTGTGTACGATGCGGACACAGGAAAGTTTTTCTTCCTGGAAGTGAACACCCGCCTGCAGGTGGAGCACACCGTCACGGAAGAGGTGACCGGATTCGACCTCGTGGAGTGGATGATCCGCCTGGCGGCAGGTCACGAGATGAATGTGGAGAACATCTACATCACGCGTTTTGGCTGCTCCATGCAGGCCCGTGTGTATGCGGAGGATCCCAACAAGGATTTCCAGCCCTCCTGCGGCGTGCTCACCCACGTGAGCCTGCCCAAGGAAGTGCGCTACGATGGATGGGTGAGCGCCGGCACGGAGGTGACACCGCACTACGATCCTCTCCTGGTGAAGATCATCGTTCACGGTGAGACCCGCGAGGAAACCCGCGCCAAGCTCATCTCCGCACTGGAGTCCACGCGACTGGGTGGCATCGAGACGAATGTCGCCTACCTCAAGCAGATCGCTCAAAGCGATCTCTTCAAGGATGGCCGCATGACTACGCGCGCGCTCGGCGACTTTGAGTACAAGCCCCGCACGATTGATGTGATGGCCCCAGGCACCATGACCACGGTGCAGGACTATCCCGGGCGGCAGGGCTACTGGGAAGTGGGCGTGCCTCCCTCAGGGGCCATGGATCCGCTCTCGCTCCGGCTGGCAAACAGACTGCTGAAAAATGGCCAGCAGGCCGCGGGCCTGGAGATCACCGTGGGCGGACCCACGCTGCGGTTCAACATGGATACACGCATCGCGCTCGCAGGCGCCACGATGTCTGCGGAACTCGATGGCGTGCCCGTGGACTTCTGGCGCCCCATCGCCATCAAGGCAGGGCAGACGTTGAAGATTGGCTCGGCCTCGGGTGCAGGCTGCCGCGCTTACCTCGCCGTACAGGGTGGCATCGATGTCCCGCTGTATCTTGGCAGCAGATCCACCTTCACCCTTGGCAACGTGGGCGGACATGCCGGTCGCGCCTTGCGCTTGGGAGATGTGCTCTCCATCAAGGAGAATGGCTCTGCCCATCTTTTGGAAGAAGAAGAGGAAGAGATCATCGCCGAAAGGGCGAAGGGACTCGCGAATGCCTTCGCCCTTGTGTCAGGCCACGTCTCCGCCTCGGGCGCAGGTCGGCTCTGGAATCTCGGTGTTCTCTATGGTCCGCACGGCGCACCAGAGTTTTTCCTGCCGGAAGACATGGACACCTTCTTCGCCACGGAGTGGGAGGTGCACTACAACTCCGCGCGCACAGGCGTGCGACTCATCGGCCCCAAGCCCAAGTGGGCGCGTCCTGATGGCGGCGAAGCCGGTCTGCATCCCTCCAACATTCACGACAACGCCTATGCGGTGGGCTCCGTGGATTTCACGGGTGACATGCCCATTCTCCTGGGCCCGGACGGCCCGAGCCTGGGCGGCTTTGTCTGTCCCGCCGTGGTCGTGCAGGCAGAACTCTGGAAGCTGGGCCAGCTAAAGCCCGGGGACAAGGTGTGCTTCTGCAAGCTGGAGGAAGACGAAGCCCGCATCCTGCAGGAACAGCAGGAGACCCTCATTGCCACGCTCAAGCTTGAGTCCCCCGTGGAACCCGGGCGCACTGAGCCCGGAGAAGTGCCCCACACCAGCGCGGTGCTGCGCACCATCCCTGCCGACGGTGAGCGTCCGGAGATTGTGTACCGTCCCTCCGGGGACCGTTGTCTCCTGGTGGAGTTCGGACCTTTGGTGCTCGACATCCAGCTCCGCTTCTGGGCGCATGCGATCTACCTCGCACTCGTGCGCAGGGATCATCCGGACATCATCGATCTCACGCCCGGCATCCGCTCGCTGCAGATCCATTTCGACAACCAGGATCTCAGCCTGAATGGGGTGATCGATCTGGTCGAGGAAGTGCGGCAAAACCTGCCCAGCATGGATCAGATGGAGGTGCCCTCGCGCATCGTACACCTGCCGCTCTCGTGGGATGACCCGGCCACGAAGGAAGCGATTCAGAAATACACGCAATCTGTGCGACCGGATGCTCCGTGGTGCCCGAGCAACATCGAATTCATCCGCCGCATCAACGGGCTCGAATCCATCGATGACGTGCAACGCATCGTGCTGGATGCCAGCTATCTCGTGCTGGGCCTTGGCGACGTGTATCTCGGCGCACCTGTAGCGACTCCACTGGATCCGCGTCACCGTCTGGTCACCACGAAGTACAATCCTGCCCGTACCTGGACGCCGGAGAATGCCGTGGGTATCGGCGGTGCCTACCTGTGCATCTACGGCATGGAAGGCCCCGGCGGTTATCAGTTCGTAGGACGCACCATCCAGATGTGGAACCGCTTCCGCTCCACCGCGTCATTCGAGCAGGGCAGACCATGGCTCCTGCGCTTCTTTGACCAGGTGCGGTTCTACCTCGTGAGCCCGGAGGAACTGCTGGAACTCCGTCGCGACTTCCCCTACGGCCGCTTCACGCCACGTGTTGAAGACACCACCTTCAAGCTTTCCGATTACCATGAGTTCCTGAGCCGCGAGGATGCCGGTATTCGTGAGTTCAAGGAAAAGCAGCAGCGCGCCTTCGACGAAGAGCGCCAGCGCTGGGCCGCCGCAGGCCTGAATGTCGCCAGCGCCTCCGAGACAGGAGCGATTGAAGAGACCGCAGACTTCGTGCTCGAAGATGGCCATGAGGCCATCCAGAGCCCGGTGAATGGCAGCCTGTGGAAGCTCCTCGTAGCCGAGGGTGACCGCGTGGAGAGTGGGCAGACCGTGGCCCTGGTGGAAGCGATGAAAATGGAGATCCACGTCCACACACCGGTGGCGGGATTGGTATCTTCCGTGCTGGTACGTGAGAGCCAGTCCGTCTCTCCTGGCCAAACACTTCTCGCCATCGCTCCATGA
- a CDS encoding urea amidolyase associated protein UAAP2 has protein sequence MAAAPSPSLLKESPLDPSCAAYDHTVLAGDHWLHPVKKGQILRIVDLEGNQAADTLFYNLHEPLDRYSASDTIRRQHNLYLSTGTTLYSTRGHALLTIVADTCGRHDTLGGACSRESNTMRYSFDVEPMHACRDSFICGIQHWGHGMNKRDITCNINFFMNVPVTPDGGLSFADGISGPNRYVELRAEMDVMCLISNCPQLNNPCNAYNPTPVKVLIWD, from the coding sequence ATGGCTGCTGCACCATCCCCCTCCCTGCTCAAAGAATCCCCCCTCGACCCCTCCTGCGCGGCCTATGACCACACCGTGCTGGCCGGCGACCACTGGCTGCATCCCGTCAAAAAGGGGCAAATCCTGCGCATCGTCGACCTGGAGGGAAATCAGGCGGCGGACACCCTCTTCTACAACCTCCACGAACCACTGGACCGCTACAGCGCCAGTGATACCATCCGCCGACAGCACAATCTTTATTTATCCACCGGCACCACTCTCTACTCGACACGCGGCCATGCCCTGCTGACCATCGTCGCCGATACCTGCGGGAGGCACGACACCCTCGGTGGTGCCTGCTCCCGGGAAAGCAACACCATGCGCTACTCCTTCGATGTCGAACCCATGCACGCCTGCCGCGATAGTTTCATCTGCGGCATCCAGCACTGGGGTCACGGCATGAACAAGCGCGACATCACCTGTAACATCAATTTCTTCATGAATGTACCCGTGACTCCCGACGGCGGTCTTTCCTTCGCCGACGGCATTTCAGGCCCCAATCGCTACGTGGAACTGCGCGCCGAGATGGACGTGATGTGTCTCATCTCAAACTGCCCGCAGCTTAACAATCCCTGCAACGCGTACAACCCGACGCCGGTCAAGGTGCTCATCTGGGACTGA
- a CDS encoding urea amidolyase associated protein UAAP1, producing the protein MEPIYEIELTGAGMWSRVISRGKTLRLTDLNGGANVGMLLYHAPERHERYNMPDTLKGQHIFYLRAPYGIHSDMGRLFASITEDTCGWHDTVCGTSDAELVEERYGVHNFQEARNEFYRNGRECFLIELAKWGLGERDLVPNINFFSKVVADVDGNLSYVEGHSKAGDHVDLRFEMDTLVVLHTCQHPLHPSQTYGPRPVKLSVFPNAAPTMEDATMTVRPENARAYRNTLDYYLLSR; encoded by the coding sequence ATGGAACCCATCTACGAAATCGAACTCACCGGCGCGGGCATGTGGTCCCGCGTCATCTCCCGCGGCAAGACACTCCGCCTCACCGACCTGAACGGTGGCGCCAATGTGGGTATGCTGCTCTACCACGCTCCCGAGCGCCACGAGCGGTACAACATGCCAGACACGCTGAAAGGCCAGCACATCTTCTACCTCCGCGCGCCCTACGGCATCCACTCGGACATGGGCCGCCTCTTTGCCTCTATCACGGAGGACACCTGCGGCTGGCATGACACGGTGTGTGGCACCAGCGACGCGGAACTGGTGGAGGAGCGCTACGGCGTGCACAACTTCCAGGAGGCGCGGAATGAATTCTACCGGAACGGCCGCGAATGCTTCCTCATCGAGCTGGCCAAGTGGGGGCTCGGGGAACGCGACCTGGTGCCGAACATCAACTTCTTCAGCAAGGTGGTGGCGGATGTGGATGGCAATCTCTCCTACGTGGAGGGCCACTCGAAGGCGGGCGACCATGTGGACCTGCGTTTCGAAATGGACACGCTCGTGGTACTGCATACGTGCCAGCACCCACTTCACCCCTCCCAGACCTACGGGCCACGCCCGGTGAAGCTCAGTGTTTTCCCCAATGCCGCGCCCACGATGGAGGACGCCACCATGACGGTGCGCCCGGAAAACGCGCGTGCCTACCGCAACACCCTCGACTACTACCTGCTCTCCCGCTAA
- the nikR gene encoding nickel-responsive transcriptional regulator NikR gives MPETPLSRPEPVQRISISLPVPLYKQFEEMMDERGFSNRSQAISEMMQQQISDYYSLKGDHLMAGTITLLYDHKKPGLKQQLSEIQYTHITEVISSLQVLLENSHTMEVLLVQGRAKTLRRIASELLACKGVLSGRFNLSRTILPPIQSAEVESEAA, from the coding sequence ATGCCGGAAACTCCCCTCTCCCGTCCCGAGCCTGTACAGCGCATCTCCATCTCCCTGCCGGTCCCCCTGTACAAGCAGTTCGAGGAGATGATGGACGAGCGCGGCTTCTCGAACCGCTCCCAGGCGATCTCCGAGATGATGCAGCAGCAAATCTCGGACTACTACAGTCTGAAGGGAGACCACCTCATGGCCGGGACCATCACCCTGCTCTACGATCACAAGAAGCCCGGCCTGAAGCAGCAGCTCTCCGAGATCCAGTACACCCACATCACGGAGGTCATCAGCTCGCTGCAGGTACTGCTGGAGAACAGCCACACCATGGAGGTGCTGTTGGTGCAAGGACGGGCAAAAACCCTGCGCCGGATTGCCAGCGAGTTACTGGCCTGTAAAGGCGTGCTAAGCGGGCGCTTCAATCTCTCCCGTACCATCCTGCCTCCCATCCAGTCTGCCGAAGTGGAATCCGAGGCTGCTTGA
- a CDS encoding ABC transporter substrate-binding protein, with translation MLKFILSKTKTLAVAALASAALFAPTAPLAAAPLKIGYSDWPGWVAWEIGVKKGWFKEAGVDVEFVWMDYVKSMEAYAAGQLDAVTMTNGDALVTGATGKPSVGIIINDFSNGNDMVIAKKGIDSVKALKGQTIGVEVGFVDHLLLLKGLELNGMTEKDVTLKNTPTNNTPQVLASGEVAAICAWQPNSGQALKVAPGSKAIFTSKDAPGLIYDLLYVDAASLKDKREEWKKVVQVWYKIVDYMSDEKNLDDALVILAGRVGVTPAEYEPLLGGTMILKPEAALKAWKKGEGLDSVYGSTKVVDAFNVKYEVYKEPAKTESYLDPSLTLEVLGKK, from the coding sequence ATGCTGAAATTCATCTTGTCCAAGACCAAGACCCTCGCTGTGGCCGCGCTCGCAAGCGCCGCCTTGTTTGCTCCCACCGCACCGCTCGCCGCTGCTCCGCTCAAGATTGGCTACAGTGACTGGCCCGGCTGGGTCGCCTGGGAGATTGGCGTGAAGAAGGGCTGGTTCAAGGAAGCTGGCGTGGATGTGGAGTTCGTGTGGATGGACTACGTGAAGTCCATGGAAGCCTATGCTGCCGGCCAGCTCGATGCCGTCACGATGACCAATGGAGATGCCCTGGTGACAGGCGCCACGGGAAAGCCCTCCGTCGGGATCATCATCAATGACTTCTCCAATGGGAATGACATGGTGATTGCCAAGAAGGGCATCGACTCCGTGAAGGCGCTCAAGGGCCAGACCATCGGGGTGGAAGTGGGCTTTGTGGATCACCTGCTCCTTCTGAAGGGTCTTGAGCTGAATGGCATGACGGAGAAGGACGTGACGCTCAAGAACACCCCCACGAACAACACGCCCCAGGTGCTCGCCTCCGGTGAAGTCGCCGCCATTTGCGCATGGCAGCCGAACTCAGGACAGGCGCTGAAGGTCGCTCCCGGATCGAAGGCCATCTTCACCTCCAAGGATGCCCCCGGCCTCATCTATGACCTGCTCTACGTCGATGCCGCCAGCCTCAAGGACAAGCGCGAGGAGTGGAAGAAGGTGGTGCAGGTCTGGTACAAGATCGTGGACTACATGTCCGATGAGAAGAACCTCGATGACGCACTGGTGATTCTGGCTGGTCGCGTGGGTGTCACTCCTGCGGAGTATGAGCCCCTGCTTGGTGGCACCATGATCCTGAAGCCCGAGGCCGCGCTGAAGGCCTGGAAGAAGGGTGAAGGTCTCGACTCGGTCTATGGTTCCACCAAGGTGGTGGATGCCTTCAACGTGAAATACGAGGTCTACAAGGAGCCTGCCAAGACGGAGTCCTACCTCGACCCCTCCCTCACCTTGGAAGTGCTCGGCAAGAAGTAG
- a CDS encoding ABC transporter permease subunit, with product MTLSFVLPLLAWIVASYGPFWKALHEVQISAESPSVASVYVPGDRLAPDYFTPFQEAIRKDNAAVQAARDAGTPLEATARQNKKVVRHLFPLALAEGWAGKEDEANDDKLRSVWLKIASGESIPQKVEPSDENAKIIKANAALLSGAEWPTQALLKLVPQSRVSYDYPVYLVPPHKVFTTAWADLKGKPDDTSAEEGTENKSDAKSLLVRYQESLRTISFGFLLAALLAIPLGILAGTFAVFSKMLEPFTDFFRYMPAPTFGVVLMAIFGLEAAPKIMLVFIGTFPTALLVIANTTRQLDVSLLEAAQTLGANQKQLVTRVIIPGIMPTLYNDLRILIGCAWTWLVIAELLGFKSGLTEIIDTRGRRFQFEHVYPAILMIGLTGFFTDQFLGWIGRGLFPWAFRGQAASSRWFIRALTFLPRLLVAGIRKASAYAEKPTFPAVVPEEPVAAPAPSPSPLPAVTPTPRTSL from the coding sequence ATGACGTTGTCATTTGTCCTGCCGCTGCTGGCATGGATCGTTGCCTCCTACGGTCCCTTCTGGAAGGCGCTGCATGAGGTGCAGATCTCCGCGGAGAGTCCTTCCGTGGCGAGCGTGTATGTGCCGGGAGACCGGCTCGCACCCGACTACTTCACACCTTTCCAGGAAGCGATTCGCAAAGACAATGCCGCGGTGCAGGCTGCGCGTGATGCGGGCACGCCGCTGGAAGCCACGGCGCGGCAGAACAAGAAAGTCGTGCGGCATCTCTTTCCACTCGCCCTGGCAGAGGGCTGGGCGGGAAAGGAAGATGAAGCCAATGATGACAAGCTGCGCAGCGTGTGGCTGAAGATCGCGAGTGGCGAGTCCATTCCTCAGAAGGTCGAGCCCAGCGATGAGAACGCGAAGATCATCAAGGCCAACGCCGCGCTGCTCTCCGGTGCCGAGTGGCCCACACAGGCACTGCTGAAGCTGGTGCCGCAGTCGCGCGTATCCTATGACTATCCCGTGTATCTGGTGCCTCCGCACAAGGTCTTCACCACCGCGTGGGCGGACTTGAAAGGGAAGCCTGACGATACGAGCGCGGAGGAGGGGACAGAGAACAAGTCGGACGCGAAGTCGCTGCTCGTGCGTTACCAGGAGTCGCTGCGCACCATCAGTTTCGGCTTCCTGCTCGCGGCGCTGCTGGCCATTCCTCTGGGCATCCTGGCTGGCACGTTCGCGGTGTTTTCGAAAATGTTGGAGCCCTTCACGGACTTCTTCCGCTACATGCCGGCGCCGACGTTTGGGGTGGTGCTGATGGCCATCTTCGGCCTCGAAGCCGCGCCGAAGATCATGCTGGTCTTCATCGGTACCTTTCCCACGGCGCTGCTGGTGATTGCGAATACCACACGGCAGCTCGATGTCTCGCTGCTGGAAGCGGCGCAGACGCTCGGTGCGAATCAGAAGCAGCTCGTCACGCGCGTCATCATCCCGGGAATCATGCCCACGCTGTACAATGACCTGCGCATCCTCATCGGCTGCGCGTGGACGTGGTTGGTGATCGCGGAACTGCTGGGCTTCAAGAGTGGCCTCACGGAAATCATCGACACACGTGGGCGTCGCTTCCAGTTTGAGCATGTGTATCCGGCCATCTTGATGATTGGCCTCACGGGATTCTTCACAGACCAGTTCCTTGGCTGGATAGGGCGCGGACTTTTCCCATGGGCGTTCCGTGGGCAGGCGGCTTCGTCACGCTGGTTCATCCGGGCACTCACGTTCCTCCCGCGTCTTTTGGTGGCTGGCATTCGCAAGGCTTCTGCATACGCAGAGAAGCCGACCTTCCCCGCAGTGGTGCCTGAGGAGCCAGTTGCAGCTCCTGCGCCGTCGCCGTCCCCCCTCCCTGCCGTCACTCCCACGCCTCGCACCTCGCTATGA